A stretch of the Halorussus salinus genome encodes the following:
- a CDS encoding ABC transporter ATP-binding protein, with product MALLEVEDLTTYFYTEEGIVQAVDGISFEIERGETLGLVGESGAGKSVAVQSLLGLIRPPGHVVDGSIRFKGEELLDYSETELREQVRGKEISFIFQDPMSALNPVFTVGSQISEIIEHHRDVTEAEAWDRTVELLDDVGIPDPAERADQYPHEFSGGMQQRAIIAMALSCEPDLIIADEPTTALDVTIQAQILDLFNDIQTEYDTSMIYVTHDLGVVREVCDRVAVMYLGEIAEKSPYEELYRNPKHPYTQALLRSTVTADRRADELDPIEGSMPSAIDPPSGCRYRTRCPAAFADCAEVEPPDYEVGPDHATACLLYGDESKSDPRLHETGDSDREGGAAGGLSGGDR from the coding sequence ATGGCCCTGCTGGAAGTCGAAGACCTCACGACGTACTTCTACACCGAGGAGGGCATCGTGCAGGCGGTGGACGGTATCAGCTTCGAGATAGAGCGCGGCGAAACGCTGGGACTGGTCGGCGAGAGCGGCGCGGGCAAGTCCGTGGCGGTCCAGAGCCTGCTGGGCCTGATTCGGCCGCCGGGCCACGTCGTTGACGGGTCGATTCGGTTCAAGGGCGAGGAGTTGCTCGACTACTCGGAGACCGAACTCCGCGAGCAGGTCCGGGGCAAGGAGATTTCGTTCATCTTCCAAGACCCCATGTCGGCGCTCAACCCCGTCTTTACCGTCGGGAGCCAGATTTCCGAAATCATCGAACATCACCGCGACGTGACCGAGGCCGAGGCGTGGGACCGCACGGTCGAACTGTTGGACGACGTTGGCATCCCCGACCCGGCCGAGCGCGCCGACCAGTACCCCCACGAGTTCTCGGGCGGGATGCAACAGCGCGCCATCATCGCGATGGCGCTGTCGTGCGAACCGGACCTGATAATCGCCGACGAACCGACGACCGCGCTCGACGTGACGATTCAGGCCCAGATTCTCGACCTGTTCAACGACATCCAGACGGAGTACGACACGAGCATGATATACGTGACCCACGACCTCGGGGTCGTCCGCGAAGTGTGCGACCGGGTGGCCGTGATGTACCTCGGCGAAATCGCCGAGAAATCGCCCTACGAGGAGCTGTATCGCAATCCCAAGCACCCCTACACGCAGGCCCTGCTCCGCTCGACCGTGACCGCCGACCGGCGGGCCGACGAGTTGGACCCCATCGAGGGGTCGATGCCCAGCGCCATCGACCCGCCCTCGGGGTGTCGCTACCGGACGCGGTGTCCGGCGGCGTTCGCCGACTGCGCCGAGGTCGAACCCCCCGACTACGAGGTCGGCCCGGACCACGCGACCGCCTGCCTGCTCTACGGCGACGAGAGCAAGTCCGACCCGCGACTCCACGAGACGGGCGACTCCGACCGCGAGGGCGG